A genomic stretch from Streptomyces sp. SAI-127 includes:
- a CDS encoding LacI family DNA-binding transcriptional regulator — MTSTVRTGSGEARRRTLAEIADQAGVSVSTVSKVLHDRSDVSAETRAKVQRLLGQHGYLAKHRPAATAAPPGGLIDFVINELDSPWAVELIRGAEDVLHDAGMGLVVSSTHGRTRRARQWLDSLATRSTRGAILVVPELTPEQHEELSRLGIPFALVMPIDEPAPGTPWVGATNWPGGLAATRHLIELGHRRIAIISGPERRLTSRARVDGYRSALAEADLPFDAELVRYGDFTHNLAHQHALELLALSDRPTAIFAGSDHQALGTYRAAAELGLRIPADVSVVGFDDLPFADWVTPRLTTVRTPLADMTALAARMVLRLLSGEQPETTRVEVATELVVRESSGRRPPH; from the coding sequence ATGACGTCAACGGTTCGGACAGGATCCGGTGAGGCGAGACGGCGCACCCTGGCCGAAATCGCCGATCAGGCAGGCGTTTCGGTGTCCACGGTCTCCAAGGTGCTGCACGACAGATCCGATGTATCGGCGGAAACACGAGCCAAGGTGCAGCGCCTGCTGGGACAGCACGGCTATCTGGCGAAACACCGCCCGGCGGCCACCGCGGCCCCGCCCGGCGGGCTGATCGACTTCGTCATCAACGAACTCGACAGCCCCTGGGCGGTCGAGTTGATCCGGGGTGCGGAGGACGTCCTGCACGACGCGGGCATGGGGCTGGTCGTCTCCTCGACCCACGGCCGGACCAGACGCGCCCGTCAGTGGCTGGACTCGCTGGCCACCCGCTCCACGCGCGGAGCGATCCTCGTGGTGCCCGAACTGACGCCCGAGCAGCACGAGGAGCTGAGCCGGCTCGGCATCCCCTTCGCGCTGGTGATGCCGATCGACGAACCCGCGCCGGGCACGCCGTGGGTGGGCGCGACCAACTGGCCCGGCGGACTGGCCGCGACCCGCCACCTCATCGAGCTGGGCCACCGGCGCATCGCGATCATCAGCGGCCCGGAGCGCCGGCTCACCTCCCGGGCACGCGTCGACGGCTACCGCTCGGCGCTGGCCGAGGCCGATCTCCCCTTCGACGCCGAGCTGGTGCGCTACGGCGACTTCACCCACAACCTCGCGCACCAACACGCCCTGGAACTCCTGGCGTTGTCCGACCGTCCTACGGCGATCTTCGCCGGCAGCGACCACCAGGCGCTGGGCACCTACCGCGCCGCCGCCGAACTGGGCCTGCGCATCCCGGCCGACGTCAGCGTGGTCGGCTTCGACGATCTGCCCTTCGCGGACTGGGTCACCCCGCGCCTGACGACCGTCCGCACTCCCCTGGCCGACATGACGGCGCTCGCGGCCCGGATGGTGCTGCGACTGCTCTCCGGGGAACAGCCGGAGACGACGCGGGTGGAGGTGGCGACGGAACTGGTGGTGCGGGAGAGCAGCGGACGCCGTCCACCGCACTGA
- a CDS encoding VOC family protein, which produces MEQILSRQEASEAVQDYGWRFLLGTLRTSVRVRSLAQATGLAADTVAVCGDNADRHLLVDVRPDRVVFTLQSLDRAAVTTRDVELARQISATADGSGLLTEPEIGTGAPRSVQLLEIAIDALNIAGIRPFWKAVLGYTDEADAEGPEDPLVDPVGQGPAIWFQQMDRARPQRNRIHFDICVPHDEAPRRIEAALAAGGRLVSATRAPAFWVLADLEGNEACVTTWQGRDG; this is translated from the coding sequence ATGGAGCAGATATTGAGTCGGCAGGAAGCATCAGAGGCGGTCCAGGACTACGGGTGGCGCTTCTTGCTGGGCACCTTGCGAACGTCGGTCCGGGTCAGATCGCTGGCTCAGGCGACGGGCTTGGCGGCGGACACCGTCGCGGTGTGCGGCGACAACGCCGATCGGCACCTTCTGGTCGATGTCCGCCCCGATCGGGTCGTCTTCACTCTGCAGTCGTTGGACCGCGCAGCGGTTACTACCCGGGATGTCGAACTCGCGCGTCAGATCTCCGCCACCGCTGACGGGTCCGGCCTTCTGACCGAGCCCGAAATCGGAACGGGGGCACCGCGGTCCGTCCAGCTTCTGGAGATCGCGATCGATGCACTGAACATCGCCGGGATTCGGCCGTTCTGGAAGGCGGTGCTGGGCTATACGGATGAGGCGGATGCCGAGGGACCGGAGGATCCGCTCGTCGACCCGGTCGGGCAGGGTCCTGCCATCTGGTTCCAGCAGATGGACCGGGCGCGCCCTCAGCGCAATCGCATCCACTTCGACATCTGTGTTCCGCATGACGAGGCACCCCGGCGGATCGAGGCCGCACTGGCGGCTGGAGGCCGACTTGTGTCCGCGACCCGTGCCCCCGCTTTCTGGGTACTTGCCGACCTGGAGGGAAACGAAGCCTGCGTTACCACGTGGCAGGGTCGAGACGGCTGA
- a CDS encoding DUF6069 family protein, producing MSHQLAAGPARPSGLVVTGGLIGTAAVAVALNAVIAAIAHAAGASDDFEALQLPAYAAFTVFGVVVSAAAWAIIRARSARPARLLRTLVPVVLIVSLIPDIMVGVSDSRPGTSWGAVIALMVMHVAVTAVAVPAYLRFLPLPADQD from the coding sequence ATGAGCCACCAGCTCGCCGCCGGCCCGGCCCGTCCCAGCGGTCTCGTCGTCACCGGCGGCCTGATCGGCACCGCCGCCGTCGCCGTCGCCCTCAACGCCGTCATCGCCGCGATAGCCCACGCCGCCGGCGCCTCGGACGATTTCGAAGCCCTCCAACTGCCCGCCTACGCCGCCTTCACCGTCTTCGGCGTTGTGGTCTCCGCTGCCGCCTGGGCGATCATCCGCGCGCGATCGGCCCGTCCGGCCCGGCTGCTGCGCACCCTCGTGCCCGTCGTCCTGATCGTCAGCCTGATCCCCGACATCATGGTCGGCGTCTCCGACAGCAGGCCCGGCACCAGCTGGGGTGCCGTCATCGCCTTGATGGTCATGCACGTCGCTGTCACCGCCGTCGCCGTCCCCGCCTACCTGCGATTCCTCCCCCTCCCCGCCGACCAGGACTGA